In a genomic window of Natranaerovirga pectinivora:
- the fliG gene encoding flagellar motor switch protein FliG: MAKDKTMTGVQKAATLLITLGPEKSSEVFKHLKDEEIEQLTLEIANTRSVSPKAKEAVLQEFYEICLAQQYIAEGGISYAKELLEKALGNDKAKDVIGRLTASLQVRPFEFIRKTDPSQLLNFISEEHNQTIALILSYLSPAQAGLILAALPGEKQSDVAKRIAQMDRTSPDVIKDVENVLERKLSSLVTQDYTVVGGVDSIVQILNSVDRSTEKHIMETLEIEDTELAEEIRKKMFVFEDIIALDDRSIQRVLREVDNNDLAIALKGAGEEVQNVIFNNLSKRLATMIKEDMEYMGPVRLKDVEESQQKIVNIIRKLEDAAEIVISRGGGDEIVV; encoded by the coding sequence ATGGCAAAAGACAAAACAATGACAGGTGTTCAAAAAGCAGCAACTTTATTAATAACTCTTGGTCCTGAAAAATCTTCAGAAGTTTTTAAACATCTTAAAGATGAAGAAATAGAACAACTTACCCTTGAAATAGCTAATACAAGAAGTGTATCTCCTAAAGCAAAAGAAGCGGTGCTACAGGAATTCTATGAAATATGTCTAGCACAACAGTATATTGCTGAGGGGGGTATTTCTTATGCAAAAGAATTACTTGAAAAAGCTTTAGGTAATGATAAGGCTAAAGATGTTATTGGAAGATTAACTGCGTCATTACAAGTAAGACCTTTTGAATTTATAAGAAAGACAGATCCAAGCCAGTTGTTAAATTTTATTTCAGAAGAGCATAATCAAACCATCGCTTTAATTTTATCTTACTTGTCACCAGCACAAGCGGGTTTGATTTTGGCTGCTTTACCAGGGGAAAAGCAATCAGATGTAGCAAAACGTATTGCACAAATGGATAGAACATCTCCTGATGTTATTAAAGATGTAGAAAATGTATTGGAAAGAAAATTATCTTCATTAGTGACACAAGATTATACAGTTGTTGGTGGCGTAGATAGTATTGTTCAAATACTTAACTCAGTAGATAGAAGTACAGAGAAACACATTATGGAAACATTGGAAATAGAAGATACAGAATTAGCAGAAGAAATTAGAAAGAAAATGTTTGTATTCGAAGATATTATTGCTCTTGATGATAGATCTATTCAAAGGGTTCTTAGAGAAGTTGATAACAACGACTTGGCAATTGCTCTTAAGGGGGCAGGAGAAGAAGTGCAAAATGTTATCTTTAACAACTTATCTAAACGTTTAGCAACTATGATAAAAGAAGATATGGAGTATATGGGTCCTGTGCGACTTAAAGATGTTGAAGAATCACAACAAAAAATTGTTAATATTATAAGAAAACTTGAGGATGCTGCAGAGATAGTTATATCTCGAGGTGGAGGTGACGAAATAGTTGTCTAA
- the fliF gene encoding flagellar basal-body MS-ring/collar protein FliF — MNETLNNFSQQITSFFEKYDKKQKLKMFGIAILVIAALSILILVINQPKFVMLSNNLTPRQAAEIRDILSESSIRYKVSPDGSSVQVDAKQIADANMALGQKGIPTTGFTYEDAFNTSFSTTETARNQMHQLAFRQELANSIKTMDGISDAIVNLVIPNQDRTIFDQHRESTASVLLTTEPSFSNNQVLGIVNFLAAAVPNLKNENIKVIDQRGNILFLGDGNDYNSPGNNFDIVRQRSDVIRKDVMSALLSLGIYDDAEVVVNLVVDFDKESSVSEIYSTPNGQATGIPGSSYQYESSGVNGVAGGAPGIDGNAVPEYFMPDGSMSESNTTISQINYNVNKTIVSAEKGIGQILFDSSSIAVVVNDFVIHDEEVLERRGLLENMTFEEYKEIHSERVLFDVGDEVVNLVRNATGIPNVQVIGYEIPIFYDKVVTRTPWTNYITLGLTILIIALLAFVVYKGMEPVEITEIEPELSVEDMLATTKEHQHLDDIEFDDKSETRKQIEKFVEEKPDAVAQLLRNWLNEDWE, encoded by the coding sequence ATGAATGAAACTTTAAACAATTTTTCACAGCAAATTACAAGTTTTTTTGAAAAATATGATAAAAAGCAAAAATTAAAAATGTTCGGAATAGCAATTTTAGTAATCGCAGCTTTATCCATATTAATACTTGTAATTAACCAACCAAAGTTTGTAATGCTATCTAACAATCTCACTCCACGACAAGCGGCAGAAATTAGGGACATACTAAGTGAAAGTAGTATTAGATACAAAGTATCACCTGATGGATCCAGTGTTCAAGTAGATGCAAAACAAATTGCGGATGCAAATATGGCTTTAGGTCAAAAAGGCATTCCTACGACAGGTTTTACTTATGAAGATGCTTTTAATACAAGTTTTAGTACAACTGAAACAGCAAGAAATCAAATGCATCAACTAGCCTTTAGGCAAGAATTAGCAAATAGTATTAAAACAATGGATGGTATATCAGATGCAATAGTTAATCTGGTTATTCCAAATCAAGATAGAACAATATTTGACCAACATAGAGAATCAACAGCCAGCGTTTTATTAACAACAGAACCATCATTTTCAAATAATCAAGTTTTAGGCATTGTTAACTTTTTAGCCGCAGCAGTACCCAACTTAAAGAATGAGAATATTAAAGTGATTGATCAAAGAGGGAATATTCTGTTTCTTGGCGATGGCAATGATTATAATAGTCCAGGAAATAATTTTGATATAGTAAGACAAAGAAGTGACGTTATAAGAAAAGATGTTATGTCTGCATTATTAAGTTTGGGTATTTATGACGATGCAGAAGTTGTTGTGAATCTTGTAGTGGATTTTGATAAAGAATCTTCTGTTTCAGAGATTTATTCCACTCCAAACGGACAGGCTACTGGGATTCCTGGTTCAAGTTATCAATATGAATCAAGTGGTGTGAATGGGGTTGCTGGTGGAGCGCCTGGGATAGATGGGAATGCTGTACCAGAGTATTTTATGCCTGATGGAAGTATGTCTGAAAGTAATACGACCATTAGCCAAATTAATTATAATGTTAACAAGACAATCGTAAGTGCAGAAAAAGGTATTGGACAAATATTGTTTGATTCTTCTTCTATTGCAGTTGTTGTAAATGACTTTGTTATACATGACGAAGAGGTATTGGAACGTAGAGGGTTGTTAGAAAATATGACCTTTGAAGAATATAAAGAAATTCATAGTGAAAGAGTGTTATTTGATGTAGGAGATGAAGTTGTAAACCTAGTAAGAAACGCTACAGGTATTCCTAATGTGCAAGTTATAGGGTATGAAATTCCTATATTCTATGACAAAGTTGTTACGAGAACGCCTTGGACAAACTACATTACATTAGGGCTAACCATACTTATAATTGCTTTATTAGCTTTTGTTGTTTATAAAGGAATGGAACCAGTTGAAATAACAGAAATAGAGCCAGAATTATCTGTAGAAGATATGTTAGCAACTACAAAAGAACATCAACACTTAGATGATATCGAATTTGATGATAAATCTGAAACAAGAAAACAAATTGAAAAATTTGTAGAAGAAAAACCAGATGCAGTAGCTCAATTACTAAGAAATTGGTTAAATGAGGATTGGGAGTGA
- the dprA gene encoding DNA-processing protein DprA codes for MNKSLYWYWMCNIKGIGQKKTAKLLDCFGDPEGVWRASEKDLSNVAILRTNDIKKIIESRDEESINIGYKRLQERNIKFITIDDKEYPPQLKNIYDPPFGIYNKGILPNEKKLKIAIVGARKCTSYGKEMAKYFARELANLGVEVISGLARGIDAYAHQGAIEGKGKTYSVLGNGLNICYPQENISLFMEVEKQGGIISEYNLDVKPNPSHFPLRNRIISGLSDGILVIEAAKKSGSLITAEISLEQGREVFALPGRITDKLSEGTNEIIKMGGKMVTSIEDILEEFQYIMPKYERIEEKIENKLKLLDKNEKMVYACLSLEPKYIDEIANELKIEIQKVNHLLFILEIKGLIKQLPNKYFIINV; via the coding sequence ATGAATAAAAGTTTATATTGGTATTGGATGTGTAATATAAAAGGAATTGGACAAAAAAAGACAGCAAAGTTACTTGATTGCTTTGGGGATCCTGAAGGTGTTTGGAGAGCATCTGAAAAAGACTTATCAAATGTAGCGATACTTAGAACCAATGATATAAAAAAAATAATTGAATCAAGAGACGAAGAATCGATTAACATAGGATATAAGAGACTACAAGAAAGAAATATAAAATTTATAACCATTGATGATAAAGAGTATCCACCCCAATTAAAAAATATATATGATCCACCTTTTGGAATTTATAACAAAGGAATATTACCCAATGAAAAAAAATTAAAAATAGCAATTGTTGGTGCTAGGAAATGTACGTCCTATGGTAAAGAAATGGCTAAATATTTTGCAAGAGAACTTGCGAATCTTGGTGTTGAAGTAATTAGCGGTTTGGCAAGAGGTATAGACGCTTATGCCCATCAGGGAGCAATAGAAGGTAAAGGAAAAACATACAGTGTTCTTGGCAATGGACTAAATATATGTTATCCTCAAGAAAACATAAGCCTTTTTATGGAAGTTGAAAAACAAGGTGGAATCATTTCTGAGTATAATCTAGACGTTAAGCCTAATCCATCTCACTTTCCATTAAGGAATAGAATAATAAGTGGATTATCAGATGGTATTTTAGTAATAGAAGCTGCTAAAAAAAGTGGGTCCTTAATTACAGCAGAGATAAGCCTTGAACAAGGGAGAGAAGTATTTGCTTTACCAGGTCGAATTACGGATAAATTAAGTGAAGGCACAAACGAAATAATAAAAATGGGGGGAAAGATGGTAACAAGTATTGAAGATATATTAGAAGAATTTCAATATATCATGCCTAAATATGAGAGAATAGAAGAAAAAATAGAAAATAAATTAAAATTACTTGATAAAAATGAAAAAATGGTGTATGCTTGTTTGAGCCTAGAACCTAAATATATTGACGAAATAGCAAATGAATTAAAGATAGAAATACAAAAGGTGAATCATTTATTATTTATTTTAGAAATTAAAGGTTTGATTAAACAATTACCAAACAAGTATTTTATCATCAATGTTTAG
- the flgC gene encoding flagellar basal body rod protein FlgC yields the protein MSFFSSLNSSASGLTAQRLRMDIISQNIANVNTTRTENGQPYKRKTVIFEEKNNNKFNDVLNNTMNQYNANGVRVSRIVEDERPFMQVYDPTHPDANEEGYVLMPNVNVVEEMTNMISANRAYEANVTALNASKGMAMKALEIGR from the coding sequence ATGTCTTTTTTTAGTTCATTAAACTCCAGTGCATCAGGATTAACAGCGCAAAGGCTTAGAATGGATATAATATCCCAAAATATAGCCAATGTAAATACAACAAGAACAGAGAATGGGCAACCATATAAAAGAAAAACGGTTATCTTTGAAGAGAAAAATAATAATAAATTCAATGATGTATTAAATAATACAATGAATCAGTACAATGCTAACGGAGTACGAGTTTCAAGAATTGTTGAAGATGAGCGACCATTTATGCAAGTATATGATCCAACACATCCAGATGCTAATGAAGAAGGTTATGTGTTAATGCCTAATGTAAATGTGGTTGAAGAAATGACGAATATGATTAGTGCCAATAGAGCATATGAAGCCAATGTGACAGCATTAAATGCAAGTAAAGGTATGGCGATGAAAGCTCTCGAGATAGGAAGATAA
- a CDS encoding lipid II:glycine glycyltransferase FemX produces MKFVTKIEESKFNRFIESHEIGNELQTIEWGKFKSWYNWSYETVGLVDEHLNLIAGALLLRRKIPGTFKTILYAPRGFVLDYTDEEVLEKFIYHLKSYGKKTKAMFVKIDPCIKHREHNIEGQVIEGGINNTGIIDKLINYGFVYKKGALGFESTQPRFVFELDINRDELDVLKNFHHKTRYNIRLAERKGIEIHQGKKDDLKEFSRIMKVTGDRDGFITRPLSYFEKMHDTLGDKNRMKLFIAKYNINKALDNINEELAAINTTRDNTIEKNEKLILQKNELLELKKNNPNDIIVSGAILLLSGKRACYLYGASDNVYRNLMPNYLLQWEMIKYAMSKGCLIYDFRGVSGDLDPNNPLYGLYKFKKGFNGEFVEYIGEFDLVINKYYYKLWEFCLPKLKSVSHKLKK; encoded by the coding sequence GTTTAAAAGTTGGTATAATTGGTCTTATGAAACAGTAGGCCTTGTGGATGAACACTTAAATCTAATTGCCGGGGCGCTACTATTAAGAAGAAAAATACCAGGAACATTTAAAACAATTTTATATGCACCTAGAGGTTTTGTACTAGACTATACCGATGAAGAAGTGCTTGAAAAATTTATTTATCATTTAAAAAGTTATGGAAAAAAAACAAAAGCAATGTTCGTAAAAATCGATCCTTGTATAAAGCACCGTGAACATAATATAGAGGGACAAGTAATAGAAGGTGGTATAAATAACACAGGGATTATTGATAAATTAATTAATTATGGGTTTGTATATAAAAAGGGTGCATTAGGTTTTGAAAGCACACAGCCTAGATTTGTTTTTGAGTTAGATATTAATCGTGATGAGTTAGATGTATTGAAAAACTTTCATCATAAAACTAGATATAACATAAGATTGGCTGAAAGAAAAGGCATAGAAATACACCAAGGTAAAAAGGATGATTTAAAAGAATTTTCAAGGATTATGAAAGTTACAGGAGATAGAGACGGTTTTATCACTAGACCCTTGAGTTATTTTGAAAAAATGCATGATACATTAGGAGATAAAAACAGAATGAAATTGTTTATTGCTAAGTACAATATTAACAAAGCATTAGACAATATTAATGAGGAGCTTGCTGCCATAAATACAACGAGGGATAATACAATAGAAAAAAATGAGAAGTTAATTCTTCAAAAAAATGAACTTTTAGAATTAAAAAAGAATAATCCCAATGATATCATTGTATCTGGTGCAATTTTACTATTATCAGGCAAAAGAGCTTGTTACTTATATGGTGCTAGCGATAATGTTTACCGCAATCTAATGCCTAATTATTTATTGCAGTGGGAGATGATTAAATATGCTATGAGCAAGGGCTGCCTAATATATGATTTCAGAGGAGTTTCTGGTGATTTAGACCCAAACAATCCACTATATGGTTTGTATAAGTTTAAAAAAGGCTTTAATGGTGAATTTGTAGAATACATTGGAGAATTTGATCTAGTAATAAATAAATATTATTATAAGTTATGGGAATTTTGTTTGCCTAAATTAAAGAGTGTATCACATAAGCTTAAAAAATAA
- the fliE gene encoding flagellar hook-basal body complex protein FliE, whose amino-acid sequence MNVSSLQTINGLLGQDKKTNSTNGKTVFEDFFNSAMNLVNQTNALEKEANQMSIDFAAGKVDSIHDVMIAQEKANIALQYTVEIRNKVLEAYNEIMRIQL is encoded by the coding sequence ATGAACGTTTCCTCGTTGCAAACAATAAATGGTCTATTAGGGCAAGATAAAAAAACAAATTCAACCAATGGCAAGACAGTATTTGAAGATTTTTTTAATTCAGCAATGAATTTAGTTAATCAAACTAACGCACTTGAAAAAGAAGCTAATCAAATGTCTATAGATTTTGCTGCTGGAAAAGTTGATAGTATCCATGATGTTATGATTGCTCAAGAAAAAGCAAATATAGCATTACAGTATACAGTGGAAATTAGAAACAAGGTATTAGAAGCATATAACGAAATAATGAGAATTCAATTATAA
- a CDS encoding FliH/SctL family protein, translating to MSNLFKSSFVTFSPENKKVIKIENTNPRIINKDSEDEESNIVPISTEIDYKLKEEEAQQKINQMMEDAQKQAEVIKKNAYEEGKEQGYSQGYSEGYSIGKLEADQLINKLKQEEIQLEEKYNNLIESLEPEFVQLVIAIIEKMTGILVENKKEIILYLINEGIRSRESAREYLINVAIDDYNYIIDHSKDVINMGNPNVKINIVSNTKLEKGQCFIETENGIINSSVDTQLTELIADLELLSK from the coding sequence TTGTCTAATCTATTTAAATCGTCATTTGTTACCTTTTCACCAGAAAATAAAAAAGTTATCAAAATTGAGAATACAAATCCAAGAATTATTAATAAAGATTCAGAAGATGAGGAATCTAACATAGTGCCTATCTCTACAGAAATTGATTATAAATTAAAAGAAGAAGAAGCACAGCAAAAAATCAATCAGATGATGGAAGATGCACAAAAACAGGCTGAAGTTATTAAAAAGAATGCATACGAAGAAGGAAAAGAACAAGGATATTCTCAAGGCTATAGTGAAGGATATTCTATTGGGAAGTTAGAGGCGGACCAACTAATAAACAAACTTAAACAAGAAGAAATTCAATTAGAGGAGAAATACAATAACTTAATAGAATCTTTAGAACCTGAATTCGTTCAACTAGTGATTGCCATAATTGAAAAAATGACAGGCATTCTGGTAGAAAACAAAAAAGAAATTATACTCTACTTAATAAATGAAGGCATCAGATCAAGAGAATCCGCTAGGGAATACCTTATTAATGTAGCTATAGATGACTATAACTACATTATTGATCATAGTAAAGATGTAATTAATATGGGTAATCCAAATGTGAAGATCAATATAGTAAGTAATACCAAGCTTGAAAAGGGTCAATGTTTTATCGAAACTGAAAATGGCATAATTAATTCAAGCGTTGATACTCAATTAACAGAATTGATTGCAGACTTGGAACTGCTCTCCAAATAA
- the topA gene encoding type I DNA topoisomerase translates to MAKYLVIVESPAKAKTIKKFLGSNYKVEASNGHVRDLPKSQLGVDVEDDFEPKYITIRGKGELLSKLRKEVKKAQKVFLATDPDREGEAISWHLLKALNLEGKQTSRISFNEITKNAVKNSIKDAREIDMDLVDAQQARRILDRIVGYKISPLLWKKIKKGLSAGRVQSVALRLICDREDEINDFIPEEYWTLEAFLKINEKEIISCKFYGKGNEKIKISTQEELLVIETELKNAEYKISDIRKSERIKKTLVPFITSTLQQEASKKLNFSTQKTMRIAQQLYEGVDVEGEGTVGLITYLRTDSTRISEEADSLLRDYIRLEYGEHYLSEVVQEKKSTKKVQDAHEAIRPTYVHFEPDKVKKSLSKDQYRLYQLIWTRFVASRMQPAKYITTSIKIDANDYRFTTSTSTLAFDGFLKVYKLDEEEEKENNLLNVITKETELKYEALDGKQHFTQPPPRYNEASLVKILEELGIGRPSTYSPTITTIIQRRYIIKENKSLFPTELGEIVNSIMKEYFQDIVDTNFTAKLEKELDQVEEGLFDWKQVLRDFYPEFSITVDKAEEEIGDIKLEEEVTDIVCEECSKNMVIRYGRHGKFLACPGFPDCRNTKPYYEKIGVTCPKCTGDIVIKKTKKGRRFFGCENNPECDFMTWQKPTDKKCPNCKNVLLEKGKKLVCVDEKCNYQTENIK, encoded by the coding sequence ATGGCAAAATATTTAGTAATAGTCGAATCTCCTGCCAAAGCCAAAACCATAAAAAAGTTTCTTGGAAGCAATTATAAAGTTGAGGCATCCAATGGTCATGTTAGAGATTTGCCTAAAAGTCAACTTGGTGTAGACGTAGAAGATGACTTTGAACCAAAGTATATTACCATTCGTGGTAAAGGAGAACTTCTAAGTAAATTAAGAAAAGAAGTTAAAAAAGCACAAAAAGTATTTCTTGCAACTGACCCTGATAGAGAAGGGGAAGCAATTTCTTGGCATTTATTAAAAGCGCTTAATCTTGAAGGGAAACAAACAAGTCGTATCTCTTTTAATGAGATTACTAAGAATGCTGTAAAAAACTCTATTAAAGATGCAAGAGAAATAGATATGGATTTAGTAGATGCACAACAAGCAAGAAGGATACTGGATAGAATTGTTGGATACAAAATCAGTCCATTACTATGGAAAAAAATTAAAAAAGGTCTTAGTGCTGGTAGAGTTCAATCAGTAGCTCTAAGATTAATTTGTGACAGAGAAGATGAAATTAATGATTTTATTCCAGAAGAATACTGGACACTAGAAGCCTTTTTAAAGATAAATGAAAAGGAAATCATTTCTTGCAAATTCTATGGTAAAGGCAACGAAAAAATAAAAATATCAACTCAAGAAGAATTGCTTGTAATAGAAACAGAATTGAAAAATGCAGAATATAAAATTTCAGATATTAGAAAAAGTGAAAGAATTAAAAAAACTTTGGTACCTTTTATAACTAGTACACTTCAGCAAGAAGCGTCAAAGAAATTAAATTTTTCTACTCAAAAGACTATGAGAATTGCTCAGCAATTATACGAGGGCGTTGATGTAGAAGGTGAAGGTACAGTTGGTTTAATTACTTATTTACGTACAGATTCTACAAGAATATCTGAAGAGGCAGATTCCTTACTAAGAGATTATATTCGTTTAGAATATGGGGAACACTATTTATCAGAAGTTGTTCAAGAAAAAAAATCTACAAAGAAAGTTCAAGATGCTCACGAAGCTATAAGACCAACATATGTCCATTTTGAGCCTGATAAAGTAAAAAAATCATTATCAAAAGATCAATATCGTCTATACCAATTAATTTGGACTAGATTTGTTGCAAGTAGAATGCAACCAGCAAAATATATCACTACATCAATTAAAATTGATGCCAATGATTATCGGTTTACGACCAGCACATCTACGTTGGCTTTTGATGGGTTTTTAAAAGTTTATAAATTAGACGAGGAAGAGGAAAAAGAGAATAACCTTCTAAATGTAATTACTAAAGAAACTGAATTAAAGTATGAAGCATTAGATGGTAAACAGCATTTTACTCAACCCCCTCCAAGATATAATGAAGCAAGCTTAGTAAAAATTTTAGAAGAATTAGGAATTGGAAGACCAAGTACTTACTCCCCAACTATTACAACAATTATTCAAAGAAGATATATTATTAAAGAAAATAAGTCTTTATTTCCCACGGAGCTTGGTGAAATTGTAAACAGTATTATGAAGGAATATTTTCAAGATATTGTGGATACAAACTTTACTGCAAAGTTAGAAAAAGAACTCGATCAAGTGGAAGAAGGGTTATTTGACTGGAAACAAGTTTTGAGAGATTTTTATCCAGAGTTCAGTATCACAGTTGATAAAGCAGAAGAAGAAATTGGAGATATTAAACTAGAAGAAGAAGTAACGGATATTGTTTGTGAAGAGTGCAGTAAAAATATGGTAATACGCTATGGGAGACATGGAAAATTTCTTGCATGTCCTGGATTTCCAGATTGTAGAAATACAAAGCCATATTATGAAAAAATTGGTGTTACATGCCCTAAATGTACAGGGGATATTGTTATAAAGAAAACAAAAAAAGGAAGACGTTTCTTTGGTTGTGAAAATAACCCAGAATGTGACTTTATGACATGGCAAAAACCAACAGATAAAAAATGTCCAAATTGTAAAAATGTGTTACTTGAAAAAGGCAAGAAGTTAGTATGTGTAGACGAAAAATGTAATTATCAAACAGAAAATATAAAATAA
- the codY gene encoding GTP-sensing pleiotropic transcriptional regulator CodY gives MSVQLLDKTRKINKLLQRTGSQRVVFNDICEVMSDILSSNALVISKKGKLIGLKNRDGNGLINELLQDNIGDYIDEQLNERLLNILSTKENVNLSTLGFTNVESYDGIIVPIDIAGERLGTLFFYRQESAYDLEDVILSEYGATVVGLEIMRSVNEENNEEIRKSTIVSSAIGTLSFSELEAILHIFDELNGPEGILVASKIADRVGITRSVIVNALRKFESAGVIESRSLGMKGTYIKVLNDVLLIELNKMRK, from the coding sequence ATGAGTGTACAATTATTAGACAAAACTAGAAAAATAAACAAATTATTACAGAGAACAGGTTCTCAACGTGTAGTTTTTAACGATATCTGTGAAGTTATGAGTGATATACTTTCATCTAACGCCTTGGTGATTAGTAAAAAAGGAAAACTCATTGGATTAAAAAACAGAGATGGCAATGGCTTAATAAATGAATTGTTACAAGATAACATTGGTGATTATATTGATGAACAATTAAATGAAAGACTATTGAATATTTTATCAACTAAAGAAAATGTAAATTTATCTACACTTGGTTTCACAAATGTTGAATCCTATGATGGAATCATCGTACCAATTGATATCGCTGGAGAAAGATTAGGAACTTTGTTTTTTTATAGACAAGAATCTGCATATGACTTAGAAGATGTAATATTAAGTGAATATGGAGCGACTGTTGTTGGTCTTGAAATTATGAGATCTGTTAATGAGGAAAATAATGAAGAGATTAGAAAGTCAACTATTGTTAGTTCAGCAATTGGTACATTATCTTTCTCGGAACTTGAAGCTATACTTCACATATTTGATGAATTAAACGGACCGGAAGGTATTTTAGTTGCAAGTAAAATTGCAGATCGTGTTGGTATAACGCGTTCAGTAATAGTAAATGCATTAAGAAAGTTTGAGAGTGCTGGCGTAATAGAATCTCGTTCATTAGGTATGAAAGGTACTTACATTAAAGTTCTTAACGATGTTTTATTAATTGAATTAAATAAAATGAGAAAATAA
- the flgB gene encoding flagellar basal body rod protein FlgB, whose amino-acid sequence MNGKIFSNVNVMNKSLDASWLRNQVISENIANVDTPGYKRKDVVFENKLREALMSGRLNANELTPKVVQDKVNLQFRRDGNNVDIDVEMVELSKNQLRYNTLIEQVKHDFSRMKTAITSR is encoded by the coding sequence ATGAATGGGAAAATATTTAGTAATGTCAACGTAATGAATAAATCGCTTGATGCATCTTGGCTAAGAAATCAGGTTATATCTGAAAACATTGCAAATGTTGATACTCCAGGGTACAAACGAAAAGACGTTGTATTTGAAAACAAACTAAGAGAAGCATTAATGAGTGGAAGATTAAATGCAAATGAATTAACGCCTAAAGTAGTACAAGATAAAGTCAATTTACAATTTAGAAGAGATGGTAATAACGTAGATATAGATGTTGAAATGGTAGAATTAAGTAAAAACCAATTGAGATATAATACATTAATAGAACAAGTAAAACATGATTTTAGTAGAATGAAAACAGCAATCACATCAAGATAA